The genomic segment GTTTCCATCTTTGCCCATCAAGTTTTCAGGAGCGTCAGGCAAGGCAAAAATTCTGCAAAAGCTGTTGTTTGCCAAAGTGATACGGCGCTCAGACGTTTCCACGACAATTCCAGCCTGCAGATGGCGCACCAGAATTTCAAGCCGGGCTTTCAGGAGGTGCACGGGTTCATGCTCTTGCTCGGGGGCCGCAAGCAGGATGGGCTCCTCCTGAGCCAAGACGCTTTCTTGTGCTTCATCAAAGAGTTCAGAAAAGGGGTCTGTATTCATGGCTTTATCCTAACACAGGACAAAGGGCCTGTCATGATGTCCCGTGCGAGGGGAGCCAGGAAGTCTTTACGGGTTTTTCAAGCGCAGGCTGAGAATGGTTTCAATATGGCCTGTTTGAGGGAACAAATCGACAGGTTGAATGGCTTCTACTTGGTAAAGAGGCAGCAGGGTTTCAAGATCGCGGGCCAAGGCAGCGGGGTTGCAGGAGACATAGATCAAGGCCGGGGCTTGAAGCTGCAAGAGCGTTTTTAAGGCTTTGGGGTGTAAACCTGCTCGTGGAGGGTCAATAATCACGAGATCGGCGGGATGTTTTTCGATCAACTCAGGCAGGAGATGTTCTACTTTGCCTGCTTGAAAATGGCAGTTTTGAATTTGGTTGCGCGCTGCATTTTTTTTGGCATCTGCCACAGCCGATTCGATTTCTTCAATGCCAAAGACCTGCTCGGCCTGACCTGATAAAACCATGCCAATGGTGCCGGTTCCACTGTAGAGATCGTAAATGGTGCGAGCTTGAACCTGGGCTGCCATTTTTTGGATTTGGGTATAAAGCACTTCTGCAGCTTGGGTATTGGTTTGAAAAAATGCATAGGGCGAGATCTCAAAATCCAGGCCACAGAGGCTGTCCTGAATCAGGGCTTCTCCTTGCAAAACGGTTACCGGTTGGTAGCCCACGATTTGAGCATCACCGGTATGTTCGCTGTGAAGCACGCTGCGGATTTGGGTGCCAGGAAACTCAAAAGACGCTAATTTCTCTAAAAGCAGTGACCAATCGGGGGCATGGCCGGCGGCGGTATTTAAATGCAGCATCAGATCGCCGCTGCGTACCCCGTGGCGTAAAACCAGATGGCGCCAATAGCCTGTATGAAAGCGGGGGCTGTAGACTTCTCCCCCCAAAGCGGGTAAAACTTCCCGCACCAGTTGATGCAGTTTGCGCAGTGGTTCAGGCATGAGCTGACAGCTTGTGATATCCACCAGGGTACCGAAGGAGCCCGGCACGTGAAAACCCAGATAGGAGCCACGTGGAAGTGGTTCTCCCGCTGCCCGGAAGCGCTGGTAGTTTTCGTCTGAGAGGTAGATTTTATCGCCAAAGCTGAGTTCAAACTTATTGCGATAACCCCAAATCTGAGGGCTGGGCAAGACCGGCTGAATCTGCATTTCTGGGCCGAGCAGGGGGCTTAAGAGCTGCGTAACAATCTGGTGTTTCCACTCCAGTTGCAAAGCATAGCTGGCAGATTGCCAAATGCAGCCCCCACAACCGGTTCCTGCTTCTGTTGGCGGTTGCCCAAAATGGGCACAGGCAGGCTTGATTTGATCCGGGCGGGTTTCCAATACTTCCGTCAGTCGGGCTTCTGCCTTTTTCTGTCGGCGTTTGAGAATTCGGGCTGCTACTTTTTGTCCGGGCTGGGCATAGGGCACCAGCACCTGCCAGTCCTTGTGCTGGGCCAAGCCTTGACCTGCCGGACCCAGACCCTTGATTTCCAGTTCCAGAATTTCATGTTTTTTCATGTGAAAACTTGAACGCAGGCTTTAAAGCGGGTTCAGGCTGTCATCAACAATGGTTTGCAGGAACTCATCATTGGTTTTGCTCTTTTTAAAGCGTTCCAGAATGAATTCGGTGGCTTCCACAGTATCTGCATTGGAAAGCATACGCCGCAAGAGGTGTTCTTTGCGCAAGACATCGCTGCCGAGCAAGATCTCTTCTTTGCGGGTGCCAGAGAGCTTGATATCTATTGCGGGGAAGAGGCGGCGCTCGGCCAGTTTACGATCAAGACGCAGCTCCATATTGCCGGTGCCTTTGAATTCTTCGAAGATCACTTCGTCCATGCGGCTGCCGGTATCTACCAGTGCGGTGGCGAGAATGGTCAGACTGCCGCCAAATTCCACTTTACGGGCGGCCCCAAAAAAGCGCTTGGGAGAATGCATAGCATTGGGATCCAAACCGCCTGAAAGGGTACGGCCACTGGGGGGGATAATCAGGTTATAGGCACGGCTCATGCGGGTAATCGAATCTAAGAGAATGACCACATCGCGCCCCGCTTCGACCAGACGTTTGGCCTTTTCCAGTACCAGTTCAGTAATGCGGGTATGGTGCTCGGGCAGGCGATCGAAGGTTGAGGCGACGACTTCGCCTTTGATCGAACGCTCGAAATCGGTGACTTCTTCAGGGCGTTCGTCGATCAGCAGTGCAATCAGCACAATATCAGGGTGATTGGCTTCAATGGCGTGGGCAATGCCTTTGAGCAGGGTGGTTTTACCGGCTTTGGGCGGTGAAACGATCAAGCCACGTTGCCCCCGTCCAATCGGGCTGAAAATATCCATTAAGCGCATCGATAAATCATGGCGGGGGGTTTCGAGCATAATCTGGCCTTCGGGGTAAACCGGAATCAGGCTGTCAAAGGGGCGCAGATGCTGAATTTTTTCGGGTTCCAGATCGTTGACAGAGTCAATCTTGACCAGACTGGCGTATTTTTCTCCCTCTTTGGCAGGGCGAATCTGACCCACCAGGTTGTGGCCTGTTTGCAGTCTGAAGCGTTTGATCTGGGCTTGAGAGATATAAACATCATCAGAACTTGGGAAATAACCGTTTACGCGCAAAAAACCATAGCCTTCGGGCATGATTTCGAGAATTCCTTTGCGCGTATTCGCTCTGGCTTCTTGGGCCTGGGCAATACGCAGCGCGAGATCACTTTTTCGAAGTTTCAGAGGGTTGTGAATTGACAGTCCCCGGGCGATATCATAGAGATCTTTCAGGGTCTTATCCATGAGGATAGAGAGATCCGGCTCTGGGTAGGATTCCTGAGGCCGGGCTGTATGATGCGGATGGTGGTGCTGTTGCGGATGGCGCTTCTTGAAGGGCCTGTTATTGTTGTTATTCCGTCTCATATCCTTCTTGGGTACTGTAAATGACATTGGTTTGGATATCTCCGTGAAGACCGGTTTTTCCGGTGGGTTGAATTGAAAACAAGATCTGAAAAGTACTGAACAAAACTATAAAAAATAACCAGAAAAAGTGGGTTATGTAGGGTTCGAACCTACGACCCGCTGATTAAGAGTCAGCTGCTCTACCAACTGAGCTAATAACCCACGATTCAGGAATTAGGGAGATCTGGACTCTGTCAAGATGAGGAGACAGATGCTCGCTTACATGCTGTTCGGCATGAGCTATTCTAAAGTAGAAAACTTTTGACAGCTATAGAGTAGTTTAGTACAGCCCTTAGTGCCTGTCAAGCAAATGGAGCCTGTGCTTAGGCCGTCTGCTTATTTACATACGGGCAATCAGGGTGCGGGCAAAATAATAAAGAATGAATACGGTTATGCTCATGGCTGCCAGGTTCAGGCCCTGTAATAAGCTTGCCGAAGTCTGTCGGCGTGTGAGTTTGACTAAGCAGAAGCTGAGTGTGGAGATGGCAAGACTGACCTCAAAGCTGAACAATACTTTTCCATACCAGCCCATGCGCAGACCTGGGGTGGTGAGCACCCCATATTCCCAGTGCTGGTCTAAGGGGTAATACCACCACAGGGGAGTGGGAAAGACCTCCGAGAGAAAATAGCTCAGGCAAAAACTGAAGAGGGCCAGACTTCCCAGTAAAAAATAATTTTCGCGTTGCATTTTAAACACTCCGGTAGCTGCTCAGCAAGAGACCACTGATCAGGGCAAACCACACGATCAAAGTCAGGCTCAAAGAGAGAAAGACGTATACAAACAGAGGGGTGCGATCTTCTTTGGGGTTCAGAATCAGGCTAAACAGAAAAAAGACGATAAACAAAGCCAAGCCAATGCCGGTCCAGTGTTCCTTGATATCAAAAAGCTGGCTGGCCCAAGGCATGGTTTGATCGAAATAGCGGGCCCTGACATGGTAGCGGTAATTGGGATAGATCAGGGAACCCAGACCAAAGCTCAGCAGATAGGCCACGAAAGCGACTTTGACATAGAGCTTTTCCAGCCTGATTTTGGCAAAATGCCCGCCGAGATAGCGCAGCGTAATCAAGCAATTATGTGTCATTGAGCCCAAAAGCAGGATCGCCATCAGGGCATGTGCCAGCAAAAGCAGTTTTCCCTGGGGTTGAAGAAAAAGCACGGGTTGAGCAGTGGCTTGAAGCATAAACATGCTGGGTATTTTAACTGAAACAGGATCAGAACAGGAAAAGATCCTGGGCGATGAGTTCAAATTCAAGGCCAAAACCTCTGTTTTTCTTGCCTAAAATGAAGTCAATAGGGATGTAATCTATGGAGGAACGCAATGAAGTTGAACTATCAAATAGGTTTAACACTTTTTTTATTATTGGGTTGTACGCCCTTGAGTCCGGGATCTCTTCTGCGTGCAGAGAATGGCTCTGACTCGGGGAGCGCGACACGTCAGTCCTTTGCTGAGCGAGGTGAGCAGGGCGAGTCTGAAAATGAAGGGCCGGAGGGAGAAGAGGGGGGCTCAGGCTTTTCCAGCAAGAGCCACAATTCAGGCCAAAATTGTATGAAATGCCATTCTGCGGGTCAGCCAGCAGGGGAGCACGCTTTTTTTGCCGCAGGTACGGTTTACGATCAAGCGGGCGCAGCGGTTAAAACCGGGGGGAGGATTCAATTGCGAACCCAGCCCAATGGCGGGGGAACACTGGTGCTTGAAATGCCAGTGGATGCGACAGGGAATTTTTATACGGCCAAAGCACTGGATTTGAAGCAGGATCTGTATCCTTCTGTCAGCAATGGAGCAGGAAAAACTCAGTTTATGAGTTCTCCTTTAAGTTCGGGTCAATGCAATTCCTGTCATGGTGTGACCCAGAGCAAAATCTGGTCTGAGTGAGTTACGGGCCAGGCGCGCGCAAGAACCCCTTCGCATTAAATCAGGAAGCTCTTCTACTATAATAGAGCTATTTCAAGAAGGGCTCTTGCCGTTGAAACCATGAGGCTGGAAAATGCATCTTTGTATCTAGACCGAGCTTCAAGTGCTGACAATACAGGCCTTTTGGCACTGGTAGCTGAAGCGCCTGTTGTCACACCCGCTTTTAGCTATATTTTGGATCGTGCGCCCGATTATTTTGCTTTTTCACGCTTTCAGGGCGAGAAAACCCAGATTCAAGTGGCGCATTCGTCTGAAAAAGAGGTTCTGGGAACCATTTCTGTGGTGCATGATCGGGTATGGTTGCGCGGCCAACCTCAGCCGGTGGCCTATACTGCTGATTTGCGGGTTTCTCAGCGGGCCCGTGGTTTGGGGTTGGGGGATCGTTTGATGCAGAACGCTATGGCTTTGGCCCGTGGTGCTTCAGATCAACCGGTTTTTACCGTGGTCATGAAAGACAATCCTGTGGGGCTGAAAATGAATGCCAATCTGGCCCGCGATGGCATTGCTGAAATGCGCAAAGTGGCTGAGATTCGGCTTTATTTTTTTCTGGCTTTGCCGTGCTTGAAAGCGCCAGGTGCCTACCAGAGCCACCCAGCCCAGGTCTCTGACCTGCGTGAAATGCACGCGCTGTGGGTTCGGGTCAAACGAGGCCAGAACTTGGCTCGGGCTTGGAGTTATGACGATTGGCTGGCTTGGATTCAGGCGGTTCCAGAGCTCGAGATCTCAGATTATTTATTGGCCCGTAATCAGGCAGGGGAACTCTGTGGCTTTTTTGCGGTCTGGAATCAGCAGGCTTTGCGCAGGATTCGCCTGACTCAATCTG from the bacterium (Candidatus Blackallbacteria) CG13_big_fil_rev_8_21_14_2_50_49_14 genome contains:
- a CDS encoding transcription termination factor Rho, whose protein sequence is MRRNNNNNRPFKKRHPQQHHHPHHTARPQESYPEPDLSILMDKTLKDLYDIARGLSIHNPLKLRKSDLALRIAQAQEARANTRKGILEIMPEGYGFLRVNGYFPSSDDVYISQAQIKRFRLQTGHNLVGQIRPAKEGEKYASLVKIDSVNDLEPEKIQHLRPFDSLIPVYPEGQIMLETPRHDLSMRLMDIFSPIGRGQRGLIVSPPKAGKTTLLKGIAHAIEANHPDIVLIALLIDERPEEVTDFERSIKGEVVASTFDRLPEHHTRITELVLEKAKRLVEAGRDVVILLDSITRMSRAYNLIIPPSGRTLSGGLDPNAMHSPKRFFGAARKVEFGGSLTILATALVDTGSRMDEVIFEEFKGTGNMELRLDRKLAERRLFPAIDIKLSGTRKEEILLGSDVLRKEHLLRRMLSNADTVEATEFILERFKKSKTNDEFLQTIVDDSLNPL
- a CDS encoding 23S rRNA (uracil(1939)-C(5))-methyltransferase RlmD; its protein translation is MKKHEILELEIKGLGPAGQGLAQHKDWQVLVPYAQPGQKVAARILKRRQKKAEARLTEVLETRPDQIKPACAHFGQPPTEAGTGCGGCIWQSASYALQLEWKHQIVTQLLSPLLGPEMQIQPVLPSPQIWGYRNKFELSFGDKIYLSDENYQRFRAAGEPLPRGSYLGFHVPGSFGTLVDITSCQLMPEPLRKLHQLVREVLPALGGEVYSPRFHTGYWRHLVLRHGVRSGDLMLHLNTAAGHAPDWSLLLEKLASFEFPGTQIRSVLHSEHTGDAQIVGYQPVTVLQGEALIQDSLCGLDFEISPYAFFQTNTQAAEVLYTQIQKMAAQVQARTIYDLYSGTGTIGMVLSGQAEQVFGIEEIESAVADAKKNAARNQIQNCHFQAGKVEHLLPELIEKHPADLVIIDPPRAGLHPKALKTLLQLQAPALIYVSCNPAALARDLETLLPLYQVEAIQPVDLFPQTGHIETILSLRLKNP